In Carya illinoinensis cultivar Pawnee chromosome 16, C.illinoinensisPawnee_v1, whole genome shotgun sequence, a single window of DNA contains:
- the LOC122298861 gene encoding probable carbohydrate esterase At4g34215, which translates to MQPASLPSLHNYHTLATSKRQENRMFFRFIFCVFIHCHVKPQGLKANNIFLLAGQSNMAGCGGVYNDTKTNLLKWDGQVPPQCIPTSKILTLSLTKTWEIAYEPLHKEIDNLKTCGMGPGMPLSNQILAKLPDFGVIGLVPCAVGGTKIEEWQKGTILYNQLVDRARTAMQSGGNIRALIWYQGESDCGEQDSMLYKGRLEKFFNDVRLDLNSPDLPIILVLISVGEGNFLRNVRDAQVNINLKNVVRIDAMGLTLLPDHLHLDTKSAVSIGQKLANSFLNNF; encoded by the exons atgCAACCTGCTTCTCTTCCATCACTACACAACTATCACACTCTTGCAACATCTAAAAGACAAGAAAATAGGATGTTTTTTCGCTTCATCTTCTGCGTATTTATTCATTGTCATGTTAAGCCCCAAGGGCTCAAAGCCAACAACATATTCCTCTTAGCAGGACAAAGCAACATGGCTGGATGCGGAGGCGTTTACAATGACACCAAAACCAACTTGCTCAAATGGGATGGACAAGTTCCTCCACAATGCATTCCCACTTCCAAAATCCTCACACTATCTTTAACCAAGACTTGGGAAATAGCTTATGAACCTCTCCATAAGGAAATTGATAATTTGAAGACCTGCGGGATGGGACCAGGCATGCCCTTGTCCAACCAAATATTGGCAAAACTTCCAGACTTTGGAGTGATTGGTCTGGTCCCTTGTGCAGTAGGAGGAACAAAGATAGAAGAGTGGCAAAAGGGTACTATACTATACAATCAGTTGGTGGATAGGGCAAGAACTGCAATGCAAAGTGGTGGAAATATTCGTGCATTGATTTGGTATCAAGGAGAGAGTGATTGTGGAGAGCAAGACTCCATGCTCTATAAGGGAAGGTTGGAGAAGTTCTTCAATGATGTTCGACTAGATCTCAACTCTCCTGACCTCCCTATTATCttg GTTCTAATTTCTGTTGGAGAAGGAAACTTCCTAAGAAATGTAAGAGATGCTCAGGTGAATATAAACCTGAAGAATGTTGTGCGCATTGATGCCATGGGCTTAACCCTATTACCAGATCATTTGCATTTGGATACAAAGTCTGCTGTTAGCATTGGTCAAAAGCTAGCTAATAGTTTTCTAAACAACTTTTAG